From the Helianthus annuus cultivar XRQ/B chromosome 17, HanXRQr2.0-SUNRISE, whole genome shotgun sequence genome, the window GTGGGACACGTGTCAAGTGGTGGTGCAACCACAATGgatttttggcgggaaaatgtgGGAAACCTTATGTTTTTACACGGGATCCGAATGGCAACAACCATACCCGATTTGTGTGACCCGGGTATATATACTCCTTAATTAACCTAATTTTCTAGATCACTCATTCCTTTCATTCAACACCTCCTCTTCCTACGCCTCTATCACAAACCCTACTAGCGAAAAGCCAACACCTGCATCACAAATCAGTTTTCTTTGTTGTGATTCCTACACTTCCATCACAAATCAGATTTTTTTCTTTATTGCGATTAGTGGAAACGCTCAAGATTTCTAACGATTCGGCTTAGTATTGTTTGTTCGGTCACAATCTAGaccagaaaccctaatttcatggcGATGCGGTTTACGAACAAACAGGTAAAACCTTGCAATTTTGAAAtcaatatttttataaaaattcatcaTAATCTTCCTCTGTTCATCTTCGTTTTTTGTTCTTGGTGTGGCTTTTTTTGTGACAGATCTGTGGATAGAATGCCCTAGCTGCCGCCTCCAGCAGTGAAGGCTAGGGTTCCGACAAGTTGATCCTGAGCAAGTCCAATTTTAATGGTAAGTTTTGGGGTTTTATTTTgcttattgtgtttgattttaataAAACCTTTCGAATGATGAATTTGTTCAGATATGTGTTGAAGGATGTGCGACAGAGATCTAGGGTTAGATCTGGCAATAGTTTTGGATGATTTTGGGTCTGTTATTGTGTTAGGAGATGTCGTGTTTAGGCTGAACAGGTTGTCTTTTAttctaaccctaatttcattAATTTTTATGAATTATAATTGTTAAATTGTAGAAATTGTTTTTTCTTTGTTTATATTATATAGTTGTTTTACATAATTGAATTGCCGCTTTATTCACTTATAACCCTAATTTTGAGGTTTTAGGGTTTGATGTTATACGGTTTTGTTGATTTTTTGGATAAGGCCcaaatttgatggtttttttttGTGTCATTGTGTGATGCTGAGCAGTCTCATTCTTGTCCGCCGATTCTTTCATCCACGTTAATGGTTATTTCTCGTGATTATTCTTATGATGTTTGACATTGATGTTTTTCgtgttatttttattttcagaatCATGTTAAGCGATTCTTTGAATATAGTGGTCATTTATTGATTTTAAACCGAGTTTTTGATTTGAATCGAATTGGGTATTcagtttttagcatttttagcCCAGATTAGAAAGGTTATATAAATTTGTTATTGTTTACTTAAATGTGTAGTTGACGATGCTAATATTGCTGATCCGCCAAGCATTGCTGGTTACTATATAGACCTGGGGATGCAGCCACAAGCATCATAATTTTGCaatgtaaatttataattttgGTTGATTTATAGTATGCAATCATTGACTTTCTTCGGTTGACTTGATTCAATGCATTTTACACATGAATTGTTCAGATCTGTTTATGTTCTTAGCTCTTGTCCATATATATGATAATCTACGTGTTTTGACTTTCTTTCTACTTGATGACGTTCTTTCTACTAGCTGGTTGGATGCCATGAAATCTTATTCCCCCGCGGAATATAATGAAATATAAAGGCAATGAGTTTTCACCGAATGATGCGGGCTTACCACAATTGGATGGTATTTCCCTTAACATGCTCCTCTTTAGTACTTGACCGAAACCAGATACTAATTTTTCTGTTATTGTTTTGTTGTGCAGCTTAAGTATCCATCTGCGCTTACGTCCATTGAACAGATTGTGAATAACGTGAAGGGGAAGAGGATTGCATTGTTTCTAGATTATGATGGGACATTGTCCCCGATTGTCGACAATCCGGATCATGCCTTCATGTCTAATGCTGTGAGAATCTTAAATTCTTAGTTATCTTAATTTGGCTAGAATTATGTTTGATATTCTATCTTGTAAACAGATGCGTGTTGCTGTTAGAAATGTAGCAAAATGCTTTCCGACAGCAATTATTAGTGGCAGGAGCCGTGAAAGGGTACTTAAAAAGTATTTTGTTTTACCAATACTTTACTTAAACTCTCTGGTTGGATACTTATATGTATCATTTTGCTATCTTTCTTCAGGTACGCAAGTTTGTAGGACTGAAAGAACTATATTATGCTGGTAGTCATGGGATGGACATAATGTGTCCGGTTCAGTCTCCAGCAGCTGATCATACCACTGAGGTACCGAATTATATTTTTTTGCGTAACTATGTGAATCCAACCATTTTCCATATATTCAGGTCATTTAAATCTCATCATTTTATTTAACATAGGTTAACGAAGGAAATTTGTCCCAATGATCAATGAGGTTAATATTTCAAACTTGCTTTCAGTTTTGTATCACACACATTAATAGGGCTGCAAACAAACTGAACGTTTAGAGAACAGTCGTGAACCGTAAGTtctttgtgttcgttcgtttaattaatgaacgaacacgaaaaGAAATTTTGTTTGTTTAGTTAATTGAACGAAAATGAATAGAGGTTgttttgttcatttatgttcgtgaatgttcggtaACCTGTTCGTTTGTTTAcaatagttcattagtgttttcaattttttttattctaattAAATACTTCaaacttttgacaaataaaataCTTAATAAGTATCTGTgtattatatgctatgttcatGGACACTTATTTATGTTCTTTTGttttcatgaacattagtttgtgttcgCGAACGTTCGTTACTTAAACTTAACAAACGGGCGCATTCATTTCCTcaacgaatgaacacgaacagaAAATTTTGTTCGGTGAGCGTTCATGAAcaaatatatttcttaacaaaacAAACACTTGGTTAGTAATGTTCCAGTTTGATTTCTATTTTCTTTAATTATATTTGTTTATATAACTTAATATCCCAACTCAAATGTTGTCTTTGCAGGTTTAAGTAGTTGTAAAGATGTGCTCCCTATATATGTAGGGGATGACAAAACCGACGCAGATGCATTCAAGGTAAATCTGTTTATATCATAATCATTCATTACTTATTAGGGTTATCAACTTATGAATGGGTCGACAAAACTACTAGATTGGTTGAAAGTAGTCAACAATGTATTTTTAATCCTAAAGAACGGGTCGACTAAATTACCAGCTAAAAAGGAAACGGGCCAGACTGGTTGAAAGTAGCCCAAGTTGTAATTTCAATCTTTAAATCATTGTGTCTGGAAAAACTAAGATTATTATTGAACTTATATAATTATTGTACCCATATTTGACACTAATTTacctattttgacccgttacccaaacCTGTGAACCTGATGCTTAAAACACTTGGTGAATTACGCTAACGGGTTGTATATTAAGTAGCGGAAAATTTCATAGCTAAAGTACTTTCTTTTTAACTAGATATCCTATTAGAATGTTTTAAATCTCAATTGCTCAGGTTTCTATTTCATGACAAAGAAAAGATTTTCTCCAATTTCACTGTCTTCTTTTCAAACATGTCTTGTGTACACTCACTTGATCAATTTCTTCTCTCTTACACACATTTACAGTGTTAAATTAAGGTTCATACACAGTTAGTTTGGCCTCATGTTGGCAATCAGGTGTTCATGTGTAGTGATTTCACTGGGTATGTTATttatttgagtttttttttttcgaatttGGTTTGATTTTGATGATTTTGTAATGCGATTGGTTGTGTGTGTAGGTGGATTAAGTATCGACAAACGGTTCTTCAAGGGGGCCCAATTCTCTTATGTGAAAAGTGGTCTAAGACATCAAGGAGAGACTTTCTTATGCTTAAAGCATATAGCAAAAATGGAAAGCATTAATATAGAATATTGGTGTAATATGGGTGTGAATGTATTAGGCGATTTGAACAAATTTTGTGATGTATGTACCGGCCTTCTAGCTACTGGCTAATGACATTTTGAGTAATGAAATTGGCATCTTGTAAATATCTTTTACAACCTTCATATTCACATGTCGGGATGTTCCGGCCTTTTAGCTACTGTGGGGCGGGAAAGAAGATATAACGAGTTTCAAAATGTTGTTTATGTAccttttattattaaaaactaaATTTTCCTAACCCGGGATGTTCCCGAGTGATAGCCTAGTATATGCATATATAAGTTGCTTCTTTATAGAGTGTTTAATAGTGTTGCTATTCTATATACTCTTAAAACACAAAatagtagggctgtaaacgaaccgaacgttcaacaaacagttcgtgaaccgtttggcggaaagttcgtttatgttcgttcgtttaataaacgaacgaacatgaacaagatatttcgttcgattagttaaatgaacgaacatgaacagaggtctcgttcgttcgattgtgttcgtgaacgttcgataaGGTGTTCGTAaacgtgttcatgaacattcgttgatttgcgttcgtttatattcgtatgtttgtgttttaattgaaaatctctgtactttcttatattttatttgtactttttatattattaaacttttatatattttattaccctaataaTTAAACTAAGAAACCCACTtgcaccttgtttatgcatcatttcccattcatttctcattatttacatcggcgaatacgatcgacctccgtttcataataagggattcaagttcgagtgttactctctgggccatctttttttatccttcgtcgcgttcgccagatctatttgtgttcgtttgtgttcatgaactgttcgcgaacacgttcatttccttaatgaacgaacacgaacataaaatctcattcggtaagtgttcatgaaccgttcgtgaacacatttatttccttaacgaacgaacacgaacaaggccttgttcgtgttcgttcggttcgtttacagccctacaaaATAGGTTtcaactcctcttttatgtatcctttaatGATTTCTGCACTTtaggcattttaagagattacctTTAAATTATAATAGTATGCCCCCTTCTaggcagcgttaccctcaacctattggtctgaatcagtagggatacagtcccgcaaggtcggattattgaaagataattaagtaagttattaatgcaaaaagtgGTAGGCCTCCTTCCAagcagcgttaccctcaacccattggtctgagtcagcaaggtACAGTCCTGCAGGgtcggtttaaagttttaatagtactttatagataagggattcaagtaggggtgttcaaattcggatatccgaatttcggatatccgaaaatttcggatagtggATTTAggtatccgaatccgtatccgaaatttcagatatccgaatttcggatatccgaaacttcGGATACGGATTAGGATATTTGAATCGGATATCCATTTTCTAGAAGAAAATATGTGCTTCCAACTTTGACTAAAATTAAAACTCATCTTTATCATCATCCAACGCCACCATACGTTATATTCTTTCTGTGATTCAATAATAATTCAAAAATAAGTGAAGAAATAATGAACATACAGCAACCATTAACTTATTTCAATATGAAGAAGTgaatattatatttacttttcTCAAGTCATAAGTAGATCTATTTATAGCTTTTAATCAGACCCGCTTCAAAGTTGTGGTTTTCTTCTCAATAATACCAACTCGAGGTTGTGTCGGGCTGCATCCTACGAGAGTGCAAGGCTATTATAGAGAACGATAAGTAAATAGGGTCGCTTCCTGCGATGGGTGACGGGAACGAGAAGCCACCGGAATAGGTGACGATGAAGATTGAAGGCTTGTAGTATTTAGATGACGATTTGGTTTCAACGAGGGTTGATGAAAGATTGAAAGGTGTGACGATGAAGATCTGAAGGTTTAAAGGATGGTGGATGATTAAGATATGAAGGAGTGGCAGTTGGAGGCGTGGGTGAAAAAGGAAGTGGAACCTAGGTTACCAACATATGTTATCATATATATTTAAAtagtaaaaaataatattatttattgtttcggatatccgaaatatccgaaaattatcaaaatcactatccgaatctgAATTTTCgggtatccgaaatttcggatatttcggattcggaatttcggataattcggattcggtttcggattcggatttttttgcacacccctagtcATTCAAGAGGTTTCTTACTTCTCCCAAGGCGGACATTATCGCCCACTCGTGAAGTCTTGCTAAGCTTGAACGAGGTTCTCGCAtaatctatacactgaacgagacatagaattacccacCCAccctttgtcacaccccaaccgatggcggaatcatcggggcgcggcactgagcgaaacagattgttcagaagttttccacaacaactatcatatagttcagttatataacacgtcccataccgtgtcctaaataataacaagttatcatagaaatcaactaaacaagtTTAGagctgttctgacaactcagattcttaattattacagactgaattaaatattgtttaaTGTTTCTAAGACGCCTAACTGTAGATCtcactgactacaggtgccagtacaagatctacagagaactatggccctggagcaggtacgtggacactgttctaaggtcacaggctcctagaagcttattattgcctcgcttccctagcaagctagtagcttaaacacctgtcacatacgttaaaataaaagtcaatacaaataatgtaaaggtgagtacacaagtttaatatagcatatagagttcgaatagtttacgcataaccaggcacgtacacaagggaaaacgatgcatgtaaattatcaacatgggaccatcggtaccaacgactgcgggttgactgtccgagacagttcgcaatacatgattaccaccgtaatctatgcaagtaattgtccttagcaacccccgtgtgaacgggtgct encodes:
- the LOC110924361 gene encoding trehalose-phosphate phosphatase A-like; this translates as MSFHRMMRAYHNWMLKYPSALTSIEQIVNNVKGKRIALFLDYDGTLSPIVDNPDHAFMSNAMRVAVRNVAKCFPTAIISGRSRERVRKFVGLKELYYAGSHGMDIMCPVQSPAADHTTEVPNYIFLRLSSCKDVLPIYVGDDKTDADAFKLVWPHVGNQVFMCSDFTGWIKYRQTVLQGGPILLCEKWSKTSRRDFLMLKAYSKNGKH